A window of Bacteroidota bacterium genomic DNA:
GACGCCCTACTATGACTCGACGCGGGTGCGCTACGGGACGGTCAACGGCCTCGCGCTGGGGCTGCCCTCGACGGGCGCGGGCGAGATCAACGGCCTCGGCCTTGGTGTGCTCGGCGTCGTGGCCGATGACGCGTTCAACGGCATCGGGGTCGGCGGCCTGGCCGTCGTCTCGGGCGACGAGTTCACAGGCGTCGGCGTCTCAGGCCTCGCCACCGTCGCGGGCGACAACTTCCGCGGCATCAGCGTCGCGGGCCTCGCAACGGTCGGCGGCGAGGCGTTCAGCGGGATCGGACTGGGCGGCCTGGCCTTCGTCGCCGGGGAGGAGTTCTATGGCATCGGTGGCGGCGGGCTGGCCGCGATCGCGGGCGAGGAGGCCACGGGCGTGCTCGCCAGCTTCATCGGCACCGTCTCGGGCGACAGCTTCAGCGGGATCGGCCTGGGCGGCCTCGGCACCATCGTCGGCGCAGAGGGGCAGGGCATCTTCGCGGGCGGCCTCGGGACGGTCGTCGGCGAGGACCTGACCGGGCTGGCGTGGGGCGGCCTCGGGATGATCGTTGGCGAGGATGCCTCGGGCATCATGGCGAGCAACCTCGCTACCGTCGTCGGCGAAGACGCGCGGGGCCTCGTGACAGGCGGCCTCGTAACCATCGTCGGGGACGAGCTCCGCGGGGCGCAGATCGCCGGCCTTGCCAACGTCGTCGGCGGCGACGCGCGGTGGCTCCTCGTGGCCGGCCTCGCCAACGTCGGCTATGACATCAACGGCCTCGCTGTGACGGGCGGCGTCAACCGCGTTGTCGAGAACGGCGAACACCGCGGCGTCGGCCTCGCGCCGGTCAACTGGTCCACGGGCACTCAGAGCGGCCTGATGATCGGGATCGTGAACTACACCCACACACTGCGCGGCGTGCAGCTCGGCCTTGTCAACATCGTCCGCGACAACGGCCTCGCCCGCGTCCTCCCGCTCTTCAACGTGGGGCGATGAGAGACGTGAGGAGTAGAGGGCACCCGACCTTCACTCGTTGCTCCGGATACCGAGTCTGCTCGCAGGGCCAAGGTGTGCAGGTATAAACGTGTGAAGGGGAGAGGTCTCGTCCACACGTTCACACCTGCACACCCAATACCAGCCTCGCACGTCAGGTCGGCGTTCGATGGGGCTTCCGGATTGAATAGCACTCACCGCAGCATGAGCGTGATGCCGGTCCGGATCATCGCCACGGCGATGGCGGCGAGGAAGAGGCTGGCGACCTTCGCGATGGCCTTCGATGTGCTCGGGCCGAGGAGCGTCATCAGGCGCGGGCCGAAGTGGAACGCCGTCAGCACGAGCGCCATGTTGACGACCACGGAGAGCAGCGTGGGCGCGTAGCCGTAGCTCTGCTGCGAGACGAGGATGGTGGTGATCGCCGCCGGCCCCATGATGAGCGGGATGCCGAGCGGGACAACCGCGAGGGCATCGGCGTCGGGGGCTATATCGTCCTCCTCGTCGTCGTGCTTGCCGTTGCCGGAGCGCCGCGACTGCATCTGCTCGCTGAAGAGCAGATCGGTGATCGCGAGGATGAGCAGGATCAGGCCGCCGCCCACACGGAGGTCGTTGACGGTGATGCCGAGTACCTGAAAGATGACCTGGCCCGCGAACAGCATCAGTACCGCGATCACGAACGCGACCGTGAGCGCGCGCACGAGCAGCCGCCACCGTGCGCGCGGGTCCATCGTCTCCGTCAGCCCGATGTAGAGCGGGAGGATGCCGGGGATGTTGAAGGCCACGAAGAGCGGCAGGAACGCTTCGAGGAAGACGCTCAGGAAGGAGAAGTCCACGTCGCGAAGGGAGAAGTTCGAAGGGGGAAGTAGGATGTTTGGGGTCGGGCTCCGGGACCCGGTGTGGAGCGGTACACCTGAGGGCTAAGAGCCTACCGACGTCGCATCGTGCAGGTCGAAGGGAGAGAGGTCTATGCACCACCTGCAAAAGACCAGAAACCAATGACAAAGGGCTTGCCCGGAGGGCGTCCCAAACAAGACGGGTGCAGCACGTCGGCCTTACGGGGCCGGCCGGCTGCACCCGTAGACTGGGCGCTGTGTCAGCGTCGGCCCCCATGACGCAGCGCAGCATCGGCTGTTTCGCATCCGTGAGGCCGCGGGAACGATCTCACACGCCCTTCAACGGCTCCACGCGGCTCCTTCGCAATCCACAGGACCGGCGTACAGAACTCGCTGATGCTATGGCACAGCACGTCGATGCTGTGGCACAGCACGTCTGGCGGGCTCCGCGTCACAGCATGTGTTGCGTGCTTCGTGTCGCGTGTCCGGCCGAAGCTGATAGGCAGCACGAGACGTGGCAGCAGCTACACCACCGCCTCCTCCGCCAGCGTCGGTGCCACGACGCGCGTGTCGGACTCCACGAGGCCGTCGCGCAGGCGCACGATGCGGCGGGCGTGCTGCGCGATGTCCTCCTCGTGCGTCACCACCAGCAGCGTGTTGCCCTGCCGGTAGAGCGTCTCGAAGAGCCGCATGATGTCCTCGCTCGTCGCCGTGTCCAGGTTGCCGGTCGGCTCGTCGGCGAGGAGGATGGCCGGGCGGTTGATGAGCGCACGCGCTACGGCCACACGCTGCCGCTGCCCGCCCGAGAGCTCGTTCGGCTTGTGCTCGACGCGGTCGCCGAGGCCGACGTCGGTGAGCACCTCGACGGCCCGCTCGCGGCGGGTGCGCTTCGAGACACCCGCGTAGATCAGCGGCAGCTCGACGTTTTGGATGCAGGTCTGCCGGGCGAGCAGGTTGAACGTCTGGAAGACGAACCCGATCTCGCGGTTGCGCACGTCGGCAAGGTCGTTGTCCGAGAGGCGACTCACGTCGCGCCCGTCGAGCACGTAGCTCCCGGAGGTCGGCACGTCGAGGCAGCCGATGATGTTCATCAGCGTCGACTTGCCGGAGCCGGACGGGCCCATGATGGCGACGTACTCGTTGGGGTGCACCTCCAGCGAGAGGCCGCGCAGCGCGTGCACCTCTTGCGTGCCCATCTGGTAGGTTTTCCAGACGTCTTCGATGCGGATGACGGGGTCCATTGCGGGAGTGTTGCGGTGATGCCGTGAGGCAGTGTTGCGGTGGGGGTCAAGAGCGTACTGCTGCACGGCAACACCGCCGCACCGCTGCATTCATTCGACGGCCTAGCTCCGACGGCTGCGGCGCTCGTTGTCGCCCGTGCCAATCTCGACAGTCTGGCCGGGCTTGAGTTCGGTGCGGAGCGCGCGGAAGGGGCCGGTGATGACCTGCTCGCCTGCCTGGAGGCCCGAGCGGATCTCGATGTAGGTGTCGTCGGCGATGCCGGTCTCGACCTCTACGATCTCGGCCTTGCCGTCGCGCACGACGAAGACCACGCGGCGGAGGTCCTCCTCGACGACCTCGAAGGTGTTGATCGAGTCATTCTCGGCGTCCTCCTCGTCCGCGTCCTCCTCCTCGTCAGCGCGTTCGAGGTTGTTGTAGTCGCGCACCGTCACCGCCTGGATCGGTACGACGATAGCGCTGGGCGTCGTCTCCGTGAACACGTCCACGGTGCCGCTCATGCCAGGGCGGAGCTGCGTGCTCGGCGCGGGCGGGGCCTCCCCGGGCGGGGTCGCAACGAGCGCCCGCCCATCGTCACTGACGATGCGAACCTCGACGGGGAAGTTGGTGATCTGCTCCTGCGTGCCCGCGCCCTCCACGCGCGCCGAGTTGGCGATCTGCGTGACGATGCCCTGGAAGGGCTGCTCCGGGTAGGCGTCGATTTCCACGCGCGCCGTGTCAGCGAGGGCTATGTTCACGATGTCGTTCTCGTTGATGTCGACCTCGAGGAGCATCTGGTCGAGCTCGGCGATGCGCATCAGCTCGGTGCCGTCGAACTGCGCCGTGCCGACGACGCGCTCGCCTTCCTCGACGTTGAGCTGGCTCACGGTGCCGCTCATCGGCGCGTAGATGCTTGTCCGGCGCAGCTCCGTGGCGGCCTGGCTGAGGATCGCGCGGCTGCTCTCGGTGCGGAAGCTCGCCGCGTCGAGGTTGGCCTTGGCGACGTCGGCGGAGGCGCGCGCGGCGACGAGGTCGGCGTCGGAGACGGCCTGCCGTTCGAAGAGGGCCTCCTGGCGATCGAGCTCGGTGCGGGCGCGGATCAGCTCGGCGGCAGCGCGGGCGCTGTCGGCCTGCGCCTGGAGGAGCCCGGCGCGCGCCTGGTCGCGCTGCGTGATGTAGACCTCCGGCTGCACCTGCACAAGGAGCTGGCCCCGCTCGACGCGGTCGCCCTCCTCCACGGTGAGCCGGATGATCTCGCCGGAGACGTCCGAGGCGATCTTGACCTCGATCTCGGGCTGTACCTTGCCGGACGCGGTGACGGTCTGCGTGACCGTGCGCACCTGTGCCTCGGCCGTCTCGACCTCCATACCGCTCGACCCGCCGCCGAGATTGCCTGTCGCCGCTCCGATGGCCACCACGAGGATGAGCACCACGAGCAGAACGCCCAGGCCTATGAGGATCTTCTTGGTGGGGCTCGATGAGGATGCCATGAGGTGGGTGTAGGAAGTACGAGTGGGGCTCGTAAGGGTGGAGAGTGTCGCGGTGCGGGGTTACGCCACGGCTTGCAGGATGTCTATCCGTTCGAAATTTGACCGTTTCAGACTCACATGGCGACGTTTACTTCGTTCGAGGACATTCAAGCGTGGCAGCTAGCCCGTGCGCTGACGCGGCGCGTCTGTGCGTTGACACAAAGCGGGGCGTTCGCGCGCGACTATGACCTTGTTCGGCAGATGCGGAGAGCAAGCGTGTCGGTCATGTCCAACATCGCAGAGGGATTTGAGCGTCGGAGCCGTAAGGAATTTCATCAGTTTCTGAGCATCGCCCGCGGCTCTGCTGGTGAGTTGCGTGCCCAGTGCTATGCGGCGCTCGACGCGGACTACATCGATAGCAAGACGTTTGATGAGTTGAATGGAGAAGCTCGGCGGATCGCGCGCATGCTTAACGGACTGATGCGCCACCTTCGTAGCACCTAAACACCGCTGCACTGCAACACCGCTGCGCTCACTCAAACAGCGGCTGCGCGAAGTCGAGGGCGCCGAGGGCGTAGTCGAGGAGGCGGCGGCGGAAGAAGAAGGTGTAGATGGCCTGGGCGCGGTCGGACTGCGCCTGCACGGCAGCGGCGCGGGCCTGGGCGAGGTCGGCGAAAGTGGATGCGCCGAACTCGTAGCGCTCCTGCTCGACGCTGAGCGCGGCCTCGGCGGACTCGACCTGCACGGCGGACACGTCGAGGGCGCGGGCCGCGTTCTGGTAGTCGAGGTAGGCCTGGCGGACCTCCAGCGCGACACTTTGCTCCAGGCTCTCGAGCGTCAGCCGGGCGTTGCTTGCACGGATCTGGGCCTGCTGCACCTGCGTCCGCGTCTGGAAGCGGTCGAAGATGGGGATGGTGACCGAGAGGCCGATGTTGCCGCCGCGGTTGGTGTCGAAGAACTGGTCGGAGAACGGCGTGTCCTCGAAGGCGAACTGCGTGCCCACGATGAACGGGTCGCCGTCGATCTGGACGATGTCGCCGCCGGAGGTAGTCACCGTGGTGCCCGGGTCCAGCACGATGGTGTTGCCCTCGGCATCCGTGGCGACCTGCTGGGCCGAACTGGCGTAGCTGGAGCCGTAGCCCGCGAAAAGCACCACCGACGGGAGATAGCCCGCACGCGCCTGCTTGATGT
This region includes:
- a CDS encoding MarC family protein, which gives rise to MDFSFLSVFLEAFLPLFVAFNIPGILPLYIGLTETMDPRARWRLLVRALTVAFVIAVLMLFAGQVIFQVLGITVNDLRVGGGLILLILAITDLLFSEQMQSRRSGNGKHDDEEDDIAPDADALAVVPLGIPLIMGPAAITTILVSQQSYGYAPTLLSVVVNMALVLTAFHFGPRLMTLLGPSTSKAIAKVASLFLAAIAVAMIRTGITLMLR
- a CDS encoding ABC transporter ATP-binding protein, whose protein sequence is MDPVIRIEDVWKTYQMGTQEVHALRGLSLEVHPNEYVAIMGPSGSGKSTLMNIIGCLDVPTSGSYVLDGRDVSRLSDNDLADVRNREIGFVFQTFNLLARQTCIQNVELPLIYAGVSKRTRRERAVEVLTDVGLGDRVEHKPNELSGGQRQRVAVARALINRPAILLADEPTGNLDTATSEDIMRLFETLYRQGNTLLVVTHEEDIAQHARRIVRLRDGLVESDTRVVAPTLAEEAVV
- a CDS encoding efflux RND transporter periplasmic adaptor subunit, with protein sequence MASSSSPTKKILIGLGVLLVVLILVVAIGAATGNLGGGSSGMEVETAEAQVRTVTQTVTASGKVQPEIEVKIASDVSGEIIRLTVEEGDRVERGQLLVQVQPEVYITQRDQARAGLLQAQADSARAAAELIRARTELDRQEALFERQAVSDADLVAARASADVAKANLDAASFRTESSRAILSQAATELRRTSIYAPMSGTVSQLNVEEGERVVGTAQFDGTELMRIAELDQMLLEVDINENDIVNIALADTARVEIDAYPEQPFQGIVTQIANSARVEGAGTQEQITNFPVEVRIVSDDGRALVATPPGEAPPAPSTQLRPGMSGTVDVFTETTPSAIVVPIQAVTVRDYNNLERADEEEDADEEDAENDSINTFEVVEEDLRRVVFVVRDGKAEIVEVETGIADDTYIEIRSGLQAGEQVITGPFRALRTELKPGQTVEIGTGDNERRSRRS
- a CDS encoding four helix bundle protein; translated protein: MATFTSFEDIQAWQLARALTRRVCALTQSGAFARDYDLVRQMRRASVSVMSNIAEGFERRSRKEFHQFLSIARGSAGELRAQCYAALDADYIDSKTFDELNGEARRIARMLNGLMRHLRST